The genomic window AACTATTGTGGAGATGATTTGATTTAGTTAGGTGCAGTAGCTTGGCATCTAATGTTCATTATAGCATGGCCTCTTTATTTTGCgtttttttaagaatatattcacatgcttttattttttgatggtcTCGGATCCAGATGATCTGAAGCTAAGTTGTTCATCTCATTATATCAATATAAGAgaactttctttaaaattgagttgtctttcatatatatatatttttggggTCAAGGTGTATGGGCATTTAAGTGATGCCATAGAGCGGGTGTTCCCATTATGCATCACCGGAAGAGTGCAGTGACCTTGGTTTGCCACATGCAGATTAATAAAGTTTTTATTCACAGCTCTTACCTGCATTCTGACAACGAGCTTGATGTATAATTATAAATTAGTGAAATGGTTTGTTAGTCTACGTTAATTTTTCTGGATTGAGCATTAGATTTGTAATAGCAGCTCTCTAGTACCAAGCCCCATTATTATAAGACGATCATGTGTCCTTCCGCACTTCTTAGGCGTTTGACTCTAAATATTGATTGGTTGCCGTGGAATTTGTACATTTCACTCACTATATTACTGAAAACGAAACATAATATTAGAAGGACGATTGGTTTTCTTCCCCCCCTAAAAGCTTTTTTTATGTTgcatttctttttttgttttgggtCTGCTTATATATGAGGACCTATGTTAATAGGTTAAAAGGAAGCCGTCAAATGTACAAATAGATTTATTGGAACAATAAGTTTCTTTTACCTTGGAAGATTTatgttaattttgaaaaaaaaaatactttagaGGTACATGTGAAAAATTTACTTCTTTGAGCTGTGATTGTGTGCTAGGGAAGGCAAACTTCAGCTGTATGATTCATAAATCCTATGTTTGGTGAGCAACTTTTTTTCGTTGTTTGTGATAATTCCTGCTGGTAATGGCATTCAAGGgatttttcttattttcagtTAGTATGTTGGTATTTTTAGTTAAGATGGAtatcttgattatgaaatatttcctatttttttttcacTTGAGGATTATTATTATAACACTTCTCTGGTTCTACGTTTCTGGTATCTCAAAACATATATATTTTCTTCAATATTGGATAAAGATTCCCAATAGCATTCTAGCATCACTTTGCTCCTGTTTTCTCCCCATAGATATTTGTACTCATCTATGTCCAGTGGCTTACGTCTGTTCTTCTTTTCCAATATATGCAGGCAATAATTTCATCTGGTCAAAGTGGTAGACTTTTCTAGACCACTTCCTACTCAGATGTTTGATTGCATGATCTAAATGCTCTTTTGTTCTGGAAATGAGAAGGTATATCTTCAgttgatcttagatttttatgTAGCTTTTATTTGATTATAACAACGTTTTGGACATCAGCTTTCAGGAAGCCCTCGATTAATGGACTGCACTCACAACTGCAGTGACAAGAAGACGCTAAAGAGGTGGTTTTTCATTGACAAAAGGGTTGGTTAAATAATAGGAGCATAGAAGGCGATTTATTAGCTTCTGTGCTAGCTGTTAGATATCATTCCTCTGTTGAGCATAATATGGGCAGTGGTCTGGATTGAATGGATTTGAAGCCAAACCATAGTTCCCCTGTTCTGACTGACCCAGTGCCTGTAAACAACTCAAGATTAGGATTGCCTTCTAATATTATACCATATTCACCTCAAGGACCTGCATATCCTTCTTCTAGTATGCATTTCACAATTTCCAGAAAAAAGCCCATACCCAGTAAGCTCGATGATGTCCGTCATGGTGGTTGGCTAGATGCCATGAAATCTTCATCACCTCCTTGCAGAAAGTTAAACAAGGATTTCAGCTCTGAGTTGTATCAGTTGAACAAGAGGTTGCGTATCATACCTGGATGGTATGTTTATTGCTCGTGAATATAGAAATATCTTGAGTATAATCTATATAAACCCATGCATATAACAGCTTATGGAACTAAACTCTGTTTGCAGTTGAAATACCCGTCAGCATTAAATGCACTAGAACAGATCACAGCCTTTGCCAAAGGCAAGAAGATTGCGTTGTTTTTGGATTATGATGGAACTCTTTCACCTATTGTGGACAACCCTGACCATGCTTATATGCCTAGTGCGGTAAGCTGATTTCCTACTGAAATTATTGCATGGCTAATTCAGTAATAGTTAATTTGTTAATATATCTATACTTTTCTTCTTTCTGGTGCTTGAGTTGCAATTATTTGTCATTGTAACTGTGTCTTTATTTTCAGATGCGTACCGCTGTTAAAAATGTTGCAAAATATTTTCCAACGGCAATTATTAGTGGAAGGAGTCGTGATAAGGTAATGCAACTTGGTTTTCTTTTTTATTCGATGTTTTTCTCATACTTCTGTGAGCATTAAATTGAGTTGCCTGTTCAATCTGAAAGCTTTTAACAGGCCTGTATTCTTTCATTGTTTTGTGGATATTCTTCAGGTGTATGAATTCGTTGGACTAACTGAATTGCATTATGCTGGTAGTCATGGAATGGACATTATGGGCCCAGTCAGAGAATCTGAGTCCATTGGGGACCATCCAAACTGCATTAGGTCTGCTGACAAGCAGGTGAAAAATCCCTCATACATCTTAGGCTACAACTTCAAGTAATCGTGATTCCTTTGACCCTTGTCGCATATTGTGCAAacgttatattatttttttttaaaaattatcttttatgatGACCTGAAAAACTAGAACTCTATGAGATGCTTTGTTGTGTACGCAGTGTGAATCATAGATTTGGAGATCTAAGACACTATCAAACCAAATCTCTGCTCTGATAATATTTTCCAGATACCTTATCATGGTCATCAATCAAAAAGATGATAATGATAGGTTGATTTATCAATATAAATGTATTTTGTTCTTGATTAAGAATTCATATTTCCTAAATTGATCGCAGTTCTGGTATCATCTATTCATTGCTGACTTTTTTATCTCCCTCTAGGGTAAGGAGGTAAATCTCTTCCAGCCTGCTAGTGAGTTCTTACCAATGATCGACGAGGTACATGATCCTTGTTATCGACAGCTACATTTCATACACCACATATTAATTTGAACGACTGATTCCTGAGTGCATATTTGTCTCGATAGGTTTTTAGATCCCTCGTTGAGAACGTTAAAGATATAAGAGGTGCTAAAGTAGAGAACAACAAGTTTTGTGTCTCTGTACATTACCGCCTTGTAGATGAAAAGGTAAATGCTAAATTTTTGAGTCAATGTTATGTTTTTTCTGATTTATTGTTGAAATCACATTTTGCATGTTGTTGGGCTCGTAACTCAATCGGAGCTTTTCTTTGTTGGTCTACGGCTTCCAGAGTTGGCCTGCCGTTGCACATTGTGTGTGTGATGTCCTAAAGGACTACCCTCGTTTGCGATTGACTCGTGGGCGGAAGGTAACAAATAACAAGACAATATACTAGTATGTATTTGTTTCGTATGTTTCTGTTGAAGCTAATCATCTCCGCATTTGGCCGTGGTTGTCCATATTGTTCAGGTTTTAGAGATCCGCCCTGTGATTGATTGGGACAAGGGTAAAGCTGTCGAATTTCTGCTTGAATCACTTGGAGTAAACAATTGCAATGATTTGCTTCCTATTTATATTGGGGATGACCGTACTGACGAGGATGCATTCAAGGTATAGGAAAAATGATTGATTTAGAAACGTACCTAAATAATTTGGCGGAGTGCATTTTCCATTATGTCCACCACTGGATAGGATAATTATTCTTGATGGTTCATAATTAATAGGTTCTAAGGGAGAGAAACCGTGGCTACGGTATTTTGGTTTCATCAGTGCCAAAAGAATCCAATGCCTTTTACTCTCTTATGGACCCATCGGAGGTATATCTTTTCTCTCGTTCAACTTTGCGTTGCTAACTGGcggaatttatattttttttacagaGAAAATAATAAATCTCTAACATGCCCTACATTCTTTTTTGCAGGTAATGGAATTTCTGAATTCCCTGGTGAGATGGAAGAAGTCGACAGTATCATAAGAAGAGGAATTTCAAATAATTCCACCTCCAATAAAtgtttataaataatatataaatgtaaagagttatatatatatatatatataggcaaaACGTGAAGGAGCTGAATTTTCACGCTGCCGGTCAGAGCTTGGCATCTGGTTTttatttgttataattttatgggGCCCTGCGTTTCTGTTTATGCAATCTCTTCTATTTTGTTCGGCAGTAGATTCTCAAGTTATTCGCCCATCTTCAGTTCGTACTGCATATTTGTTTGTTCATTCATTGTTGACAGTTCAAAGCTTAATGGATAGTTCTTTTGTGATGTATTATGTTTTCCAAGGGTTTGGGAGAAAATCTTTTTGGATTTCTCATCTCCAGTAAAAACTGAGGAAATCTTTTGTTGGTCGAGATGCAAATATTTCATCCTTGTAAATATTTCCTCATTCCACGTAGGAGGAGATGAACTTTCCATTAACTTTACTCCATAAATGAATTAGCTGACTGGTGCGATTTAATTGGCGACTTCTTATTCTTTGGCCTGCTTCTCATGTTGGAGGATAACGTATTAAGCCTTGTTATTGGCCCTATGGCAATGACCAATATTCATATCTGCGTGGCAATTAAAAACCCTCTTACCTATATCCATCCTGTACTCACGTCACATCGAGTGAATAAAGTAGATGGTTCGGATCGGATAAATAGGACTGATTGGGAACTCATCATTCCAAtatcttaaaataattataatccgTTATATTAGTTCATATTGGGAGCAGCACATATCTTTATTCGCACCTAATccaaatttatttcaaatattttttctagaatctaTATCCATACGGAGTTTAATCGGGTGAGTAAAACCTACACTATTTGGATCAGGTATCTTATATGTCAGCTATAATTGCCGTCCCTACTTCTGTTTTTGAAACAAGTTTAGGTTACTAGATGCAGCCCATATGTTGCAAATGTTACAGGCCATAAAACAAGCTTAACTTCTTTTGGGTGAACGACCACTGAATACCAGTCCCAAGCAAGAACGACCACTGAATACCAGTCCCAAGCAAGCAAGCCTTAAATCCCACAGCGTCGATGCTAGTGTACAGGAGCGCACAATTGCTAGCTATGGCACCTTACCATCCTCACCAGATCAATTACCACCTGAATTCAAACGCATTCAGGCGTTCATGATAGCAATTTACAGTTTATGAAATGCCAAAGCTAACATGTAGATTGCAATTCACAATACTCCAACTCGACAGGAGTTTTGCAGAAATTCATTTTAGTTGCATTTTTGCCAGACTGAATCACTTGTATTTGTGCAAAAACAATCCATGTCAAGCTTTTTCGGCCTATCATGGTCATCAAACTGATGTGGCAAGGTAAAGGTTATCTGCTTGCTGACAAGGAGAATCTCGTCCATTGGTTTGCAAGAATACTCAA from Elaeis guineensis isolate ETL-2024a chromosome 4, EG11, whole genome shotgun sequence includes these protein-coding regions:
- the LOC105043601 gene encoding LOW QUALITY PROTEIN: probable trehalose-phosphate phosphatase F (The sequence of the model RefSeq protein was modified relative to this genomic sequence to represent the inferred CDS: inserted 1 base in 1 codon), coding for MDLKPNHSSPVLTDPVPVNNSRLGLPSNIIPYSPQGPAYPSSSMHFTISRKKPIPSKLDDVRHGGWLDAMKSSSPPCRKLNKDFSSEXVSVEQEVAYHTWMLKYPSALNALEQITAFAKGKKIALFLDYDGTLSPIVDNPDHAYMPSAMRTAVKNVAKYFPTAIISGRSRDKVYEFVGLTELHYAGSHGMDIMGPVRESESIGDHPNCIRSADKQGKEVNLFQPASEFLPMIDEVFRSLVENVKDIRGAKVENNKFCVSVHYRLVDEKSWPAVAHCVCDVLKDYPRLRLTRGRKVLEIRPVIDWDKGKAVEFLLESLGVNNCNDLLPIYIGDDRTDEDAFKVLRERNRGYGILVSSVPKESNAFYSLMDPSEVMEFLNSLVRWKKSTVS